In one Candidatus Planktophila vernalis genomic region, the following are encoded:
- a CDS encoding spheroidene monooxygenase has protein sequence MIVAYFWTITPSHIPFALGAMGMDRFFLRSSKNVGFFKSLGTGKGETFTPADANTLRWGLIAQVKDIDAFDQSFVVKQWRKNSVSEFRAVLEPISSHGQWAKQEPFVATAKDWTGPVAAITRARIKWHQNFRFWSSVPPVTMSLKSAPGLISAIGIGEAPIGLQGTFSLWESGDAIKNFAYKGAAHQKAIADTSTYKWYSEELFARFALRDIRGSINS, from the coding sequence ATGATCGTTGCCTACTTCTGGACAATTACTCCAAGTCATATTCCCTTTGCTTTAGGTGCAATGGGTATGGACAGATTTTTTCTTCGTTCATCTAAAAATGTTGGGTTCTTTAAATCCTTAGGCACTGGCAAAGGCGAGACTTTCACTCCTGCAGATGCCAACACTCTTCGCTGGGGTTTGATCGCACAAGTTAAAGACATTGATGCTTTTGATCAATCTTTTGTTGTAAAGCAGTGGCGCAAAAATAGTGTGAGTGAATTTCGCGCCGTTCTTGAACCAATCTCATCTCACGGTCAATGGGCAAAGCAGGAACCATTTGTTGCAACTGCAAAAGACTGGACTGGCCCAGTTGCTGCAATCACACGGGCACGTATTAAGTGGCATCAGAACTTTCGCTTTTGGAGCTCTGTGCCACCTGTGACAATGTCATTGAAATCAGCACCTGGATTGATCTCTGCCATTGGAATTGGTGAAGCACCTATTGGTTTGCAGGGCACTTTCTCTTTGTGGGAGTCAGGGGATGCAATAAAGAACTTTGCCTATAAGGGCGCAGCCCACCAAAAGGCGATTGCAGACACATCTACCTATAAATGGTATTCAGAAGAGCTCTTTGCACGCTTTGCGCTCAGAGATATTCGCGGTTCGATTAATAGTTAG
- a CDS encoding carotenoid biosynthesis protein gives MSIRHYTPRRRRHGQLSPRANGILNSVFGIAIVLQVLYPLVNGEVLRLLTINVVYWGAGAMLLHALLAYGARYAITYFFFTFFFALIIEHVGLLTQWPFGNYSYSGNLGLKIFEVPLVVPFAWIMMAHPVLTAARRIAGNWVFLYGGVALAAWDLFLDPLMVAQGNWTWVVTGAHVPFQPEIPLSNTFGWLLSGMFLIGVLHVITPREKRKGGATFVTTDTFLLWTLFSGFVGNLFFFSRPGVAFFAGSIFGIVLAPYFFNRWLGRP, from the coding sequence ATGTCGATCCGTCATTACACACCAAGACGGCGCCGCCATGGCCAACTATCACCTCGCGCCAATGGCATTTTGAACTCGGTTTTTGGCATCGCAATTGTGCTCCAAGTCCTCTATCCATTAGTTAATGGTGAGGTTTTGCGTTTGCTCACAATCAATGTTGTCTATTGGGGTGCGGGTGCAATGTTGTTACATGCACTCCTTGCATATGGTGCTCGTTATGCCATTACGTACTTCTTCTTTACTTTCTTCTTCGCCCTCATCATCGAACACGTTGGACTCTTAACGCAGTGGCCTTTTGGTAACTATTCATACTCTGGCAATTTAGGGTTAAAGATTTTTGAAGTACCACTCGTTGTGCCATTCGCTTGGATCATGATGGCCCATCCAGTTTTAACTGCTGCCCGCCGCATCGCAGGTAATTGGGTATTTCTCTATGGCGGAGTTGCCTTAGCTGCTTGGGACTTGTTTCTAGATCCGTTAATGGTGGCACAAGGTAATTGGACCTGGGTTGTTACTGGTGCACACGTTCCTTTCCAACCTGAGATTCCTTTATCAAACACTTTTGGTTGGTTACTCAGTGGAATGTTCTTAATCGGCGTTCTGCATGTTATTACCCCGCGTGAAAAGCGAAAAGGTGGGGCAACCTTTGTAACTACAGATACTTTCTTATTGTGGACTTTGTTCTCAGGCTTTGTTGGCAACTTGTTCTTCTTTAGCCGTCCAGGTGTTGCCTTCTTTGCCGGAAGCATCTTTGGCATCGTCCTTGCCCCGTATTTCTTTAACCGCTGGTTGGGACGCCCTTAG
- a CDS encoding glycosyltransferase — protein MDYLLTIPSSFILLISLINFITIRNPKKSAQINESISVVVPLRNEATNVAELIDSLRAQKNLAQVEFLLLDDNSEDETLALLHQHTSGLSNFHILNGSMLPQGWIGKTWALQQLFERASGENIVSVDADVRLVPDAINRAVTLLKNTQLDFLSPYPKQLAHSWSERLIQPLLQWSWMSTVILRIAEKSSITSMVVANGQFFIVRRAALAQVGGYESVRNKVLDDVELARALVKEGSHGCVANGAEIASTRMYSSWKEIQAGYGKSLHAAFGSVFGSAIAITFLFLTGIAPLIAGITGSTIGWYAYAAVTLTRVMSSVKSGKNPLDALLHPISSALLTYLIIYSWLMRGQVQWKGRTL, from the coding sequence ATGGATTACCTCTTAACAATTCCTTCTAGTTTTATTCTCCTTATCTCCTTGATCAACTTCATCACTATTCGTAACCCAAAGAAGAGCGCTCAAATAAATGAATCAATCTCAGTAGTTGTTCCCCTGCGCAATGAGGCGACAAATGTTGCAGAACTAATTGACTCACTTCGCGCCCAAAAGAACCTTGCTCAAGTTGAGTTTTTGCTTCTAGATGATAATTCTGAAGATGAGACTCTTGCTCTCTTGCACCAACACACATCTGGTCTATCTAACTTTCATATTCTGAATGGATCCATGCTGCCACAGGGGTGGATTGGTAAGACGTGGGCGTTGCAACAACTCTTTGAAAGAGCCAGCGGTGAAAACATCGTTTCAGTTGATGCTGATGTGCGATTGGTTCCTGATGCAATAAACCGTGCAGTTACATTGCTTAAGAACACACAGTTAGATTTTCTCTCCCCTTATCCAAAGCAGTTGGCACATTCTTGGTCTGAACGACTCATTCAGCCACTGCTTCAATGGTCGTGGATGTCCACAGTTATCTTACGAATTGCTGAAAAGAGCTCTATCACTTCAATGGTTGTTGCCAACGGTCAGTTCTTTATTGTTAGACGAGCAGCCCTTGCTCAAGTGGGTGGTTATGAGAGCGTTCGTAACAAAGTTTTAGATGATGTGGAGTTAGCAAGGGCTCTTGTTAAAGAAGGCTCACATGGTTGTGTGGCAAATGGCGCAGAAATTGCCTCCACTCGAATGTACTCATCATGGAAGGAGATCCAAGCCGGTTACGGTAAATCTCTGCACGCAGCCTTCGGTTCTGTTTTTGGTTCTGCTATTGCAATCACATTCCTCTTTCTTACAGGTATTGCTCCACTTATCGCCGGCATCACAGGTTCAACTATTGGTTGGTATGCCTATGCCGCAGTTACTCTTACCCGTGTAATGAGTTCAGTTAAATCTGGCAAAAATCCTCTGGATGCGCTTTTGCATCCCATCTCATCCGCGCTTCTTACGTACCTCATCATTTACTCCTGGCTAATGCGTGGGCAAGTGCAATGGAAAGGCCGCACGCTATGA
- a CDS encoding phytoene desaturase family protein: protein MKIVVIGAGMGGMMSAARLAKAGHEVSLYEASDRVGGKLHTEWIGKVAFDTGPSLLTLPAVYKDFFARTGKHLGLLCEIETVDPSFDYRFADGTYVNFANLSRHHTLNNLRAAYGESVSRQWDQLMRRAEKMWDVSREPFIENELRSPLSLLKRFSLIRDLKIIAPWKTLRDFATEELADEHLRYILDRYATYSGSDPRKAPAVLSTIAYVEESFGAWHIKGGLGTLATLVHERAEKVGVTFHLSSAVASINLKRGKATGITLENGEVINADAVIANADASLIYNKLITGKIRKIKKVRKNLEKADASLAGFSLLLGMRKDDLAPLNHHTVLFPKDYDAEFDAIFTHKQPVTEPTIYICAPGDEAMSKDELLEGWFVLVNAPAHGAHGFDWNNAEFARTYANSIIDQIEARGIAVRSRLESMTIRTPADLENAVRAPGGSIYGTSSNGPRAAFMRAKNRSPIKSLYCVGGSAHPGGGLPLVGLSAEMVANAIGSAQNGQPLKSH from the coding sequence ATGAAGATAGTTGTCATTGGCGCCGGTATGGGCGGCATGATGTCAGCTGCGCGTTTAGCTAAAGCCGGTCATGAAGTTAGCCTCTATGAAGCATCAGATCGTGTGGGAGGAAAACTTCACACTGAATGGATCGGCAAGGTTGCCTTTGACACAGGGCCATCTCTTTTAACTCTGCCGGCTGTATATAAAGATTTCTTTGCGCGCACCGGTAAACATTTAGGGCTGCTCTGTGAGATAGAGACTGTGGATCCATCTTTTGATTATCGATTTGCCGATGGCACATATGTTAACTTCGCTAATCTTTCTAGGCATCACACGCTCAATAATCTTCGCGCAGCCTATGGTGAATCTGTCTCGCGCCAGTGGGATCAACTGATGCGCAGGGCTGAAAAGATGTGGGATGTTTCCCGTGAGCCATTTATTGAAAATGAACTGCGCTCACCGCTCTCATTACTCAAGCGCTTCTCACTTATTAGAGATCTAAAGATTATTGCGCCCTGGAAAACTTTGAGAGATTTTGCGACCGAAGAACTAGCAGATGAACACCTTCGATACATCCTGGATCGCTATGCAACCTATAGCGGCTCTGATCCACGCAAAGCCCCTGCAGTTCTCTCCACCATCGCATACGTTGAAGAATCTTTTGGTGCTTGGCATATCAAGGGCGGTCTTGGAACGCTGGCAACACTGGTGCATGAGCGCGCCGAGAAAGTCGGCGTTACTTTCCACCTGAGCTCGGCTGTTGCATCGATTAATCTAAAAAGAGGCAAAGCAACTGGAATTACCCTAGAAAATGGTGAAGTAATTAACGCCGATGCAGTCATTGCAAATGCTGATGCATCACTGATCTATAACAAGTTAATCACCGGCAAGATTAGAAAGATTAAGAAGGTTCGAAAGAATCTAGAGAAAGCCGATGCCTCACTTGCTGGCTTCTCATTGCTTCTTGGCATGCGAAAAGATGATTTGGCCCCGCTTAATCACCACACAGTTCTATTTCCAAAGGACTATGACGCAGAGTTCGATGCGATATTTACTCACAAGCAACCTGTCACAGAACCCACTATCTATATCTGTGCTCCTGGTGATGAGGCAATGTCTAAAGATGAACTACTCGAAGGGTGGTTTGTTCTAGTGAATGCACCTGCCCACGGCGCTCATGGCTTTGATTGGAACAACGCAGAGTTTGCACGCACCTATGCCAACAGCATTATTGATCAGATAGAAGCTAGAGGTATTGCTGTTCGCTCACGCCTGGAATCAATGACGATTAGAACTCCTGCAGATTTAGAGAACGCTGTTAGAGCACCTGGTGGTTCTATCTATGGAACTTCAAGTAATGGTCCGCGCGCAGCTTTTATGCGCGCAAAGAATCGTTCTCCAATTAAATCTTTGTATTGCGTTGGTGGTTCAGCCCATCCTGGTGGCGGATTACCTTTAGTCGGTTTGAGCGCTGAAATGGTTGCTAATGCAATTGGGAGCGCGCAAAACGGACAACCATTAAAAAGCCACTAA
- a CDS encoding CDP-alcohol phosphatidyltransferase family protein: MLSKQEFTATWSSLHNDAPVTGVVAWWLNISYRFGLVATLLRISPNVLTMLGLVSAAATALTATSWWAVGFLVFSLFCDGIDGSVAIFQKRQSSWGATLDSVVDRVSEALWLYALYVIGVPAWLVITLWCVASFQEYARAKLVSLGVEDIGVVTPAERPVRASFLFVVLIMWQLNLPGVYVLSVAFLALQISGFLMVVRFARSQLH, translated from the coding sequence ATGCTCAGTAAGCAAGAGTTCACCGCTACATGGAGTTCGTTGCATAACGATGCCCCTGTAACTGGCGTTGTTGCTTGGTGGCTCAATATCTCCTATCGATTTGGTCTAGTTGCAACTCTGCTTCGTATTTCACCCAATGTTTTAACAATGTTAGGTCTTGTTTCAGCCGCTGCCACAGCTCTAACTGCAACATCATGGTGGGCAGTTGGTTTTCTAGTTTTCTCTCTCTTTTGTGATGGCATTGATGGAAGCGTTGCAATATTTCAAAAGCGTCAGAGTTCATGGGGTGCAACCCTTGATTCTGTAGTTGATCGTGTCAGTGAAGCGCTCTGGCTCTATGCCCTTTATGTCATCGGCGTTCCAGCCTGGCTAGTAATAACTCTGTGGTGCGTTGCTTCTTTCCAAGAGTACGCACGAGCCAAATTAGTCTCACTCGGAGTCGAAGATATTGGTGTTGTCACACCAGCAGAGCGTCCAGTGCGCGCATCATTCTTATTTGTCGTCTTGATTATGTGGCAGTTAAATCTTCCAGGTGTTTATGTGCTCTCCGTGGCTTTCTTAGCACTTCAAATTAGTGGCTTTTTAATGGTTGTCCGTTTTGCGCGCTCCCAATTGCATTAG
- a CDS encoding polyprenyl synthetase family protein: MSSATKSELQETRDCVEIELTQFMRDQSAYLLSISPELQPVSSALSSFLLDSGKRLRPLFAYAGIKSAGGSLTPATTKAISCLELLQACALIHDDLMDGSDTRRGKPSIHRHFESIHVQDALEGFAPAYGLASAVLLGDLALVWSNQLLNTSGISAHELRRVMPIFDEMRVELMAGQFLDIHEQTQKNTDLDRSMKIARYKSGKYTIERPLHMGALLAADASPALLTALSDYGLPLGEAFQFRDDLLGVFGDPSVTGKPAGDDLREGKRTALIAMTDAKCTDAMKAESRKYFGKNDIDDKGVAILQEMIVSTGAKAALETMIDELTSKALKAIENPAIDIAGRDLLNELALIATKRSM, translated from the coding sequence GTGAGTTCAGCGACTAAGTCAGAGTTACAAGAGACGCGCGATTGCGTAGAGATTGAACTCACTCAATTCATGCGTGATCAGAGCGCATACCTGCTTTCAATCTCACCTGAATTACAACCAGTTTCCTCCGCTCTCTCATCTTTTCTTCTTGATAGCGGTAAGCGATTACGTCCTCTCTTTGCCTATGCTGGAATCAAAAGCGCAGGTGGTTCATTAACGCCCGCAACTACTAAAGCCATCTCTTGCCTTGAACTGCTTCAAGCGTGCGCACTTATTCATGATGACTTAATGGATGGTTCTGACACACGCCGCGGTAAGCCATCTATTCATCGCCACTTTGAATCTATCCATGTGCAAGATGCCTTAGAGGGCTTTGCACCTGCATACGGTTTAGCTTCTGCAGTTTTGCTTGGAGATTTAGCACTTGTCTGGTCAAACCAACTTCTTAATACTTCCGGGATTTCTGCTCACGAGCTTCGCCGCGTCATGCCAATCTTTGATGAGATGCGCGTTGAGTTAATGGCTGGACAGTTCTTAGATATTCATGAGCAAACACAAAAGAACACAGATCTTGATCGTTCAATGAAGATTGCTCGCTACAAATCAGGTAAATACACAATTGAGCGACCTCTTCACATGGGAGCATTACTAGCCGCAGATGCCTCCCCTGCACTTCTCACCGCTCTCTCCGATTATGGATTACCCCTGGGTGAGGCTTTCCAATTCCGCGATGACCTACTTGGCGTCTTTGGTGATCCCTCTGTTACAGGAAAACCTGCCGGTGATGACCTGCGTGAAGGAAAGCGCACAGCCCTTATCGCTATGACCGATGCCAAATGCACAGATGCCATGAAGGCCGAGAGCCGTAAATATTTTGGGAAGAATGATATTGATGACAAAGGTGTGGCTATCTTGCAGGAGATGATTGTTTCAACAGGCGCAAAAGCAGCCCTTGAAACTATGATTGATGAATTAACCTCAAAGGCATTAAAAGCTATTGAAAATCCAGCAATTGATATCGCTGGACGAGATTTACTCAATGAGCTAGCCCTAATCGCCACGAAGCGGAGTATGTAA
- the crtI gene encoding phytoene desaturase family protein produces MVARVKGPTDHVVVVGAGLAGLSAALRLAGAGRKVTVLERESVPGGRNGLLNKDGYAFDTGPSVLTMPSLINDAFNCVGEDMKDWLELTPLTPLYRAFYADGSQLDVHANTGEMEAEIAKHISSQEAAGYRRYVDFVTKLYKYEMNDFIDRNIDSPLNLLTPNLARLIALGGFRRLSPKVNQFMKDPRLQKVYSFQAMYAGVSPQQALAIYAVIAYMDSVNGVFFPKGGMHAVPRALAAAAEKHGVVFKYNTTVTNVEVSNGRAKAVITEAGERYECDAVILNPDLPVAYRELLGKSPVSIKRLKYSPSCVTLLIGSSKKYDFAAHHNIHFGHSWDGVFDELIKKKQLMSDPSILVTIPTHDDPNLAPPGKHSYYVLFPTPNLDSNIDWTKQAGPYRDQMIKTIEERGYTGFGDSIETEVMTTPLDWKNQGMEMGAPFASAHTFFQTGPFRPRNMAQGIENVVFAGSGTQPGVGVPMVLISGRLAAERIVGPVK; encoded by the coding sequence ATGGTTGCCAGAGTTAAAGGCCCCACAGATCACGTTGTAGTTGTGGGCGCAGGCCTTGCTGGATTAAGCGCAGCACTTCGACTCGCTGGTGCTGGTCGAAAAGTAACTGTATTAGAGCGCGAAAGTGTTCCTGGTGGGCGAAATGGTTTGCTCAACAAAGATGGCTATGCATTTGATACTGGACCATCAGTTTTAACTATGCCATCTCTTATCAATGATGCCTTCAACTGCGTTGGCGAAGATATGAAAGATTGGTTGGAGCTCACTCCACTCACACCTCTCTATCGCGCCTTCTATGCTGATGGCTCACAGTTAGATGTTCATGCAAATACCGGTGAGATGGAAGCAGAGATTGCAAAGCACATCAGTAGCCAAGAAGCTGCTGGATATCGCAGATACGTAGATTTTGTTACAAAACTCTATAAGTATGAGATGAATGATTTCATCGATAGAAACATAGACAGTCCCCTGAACTTGCTCACACCTAACCTTGCCCGCTTAATTGCACTCGGAGGCTTTCGCAGACTCTCTCCTAAAGTAAATCAATTTATGAAAGATCCTCGCCTACAAAAGGTTTATTCATTTCAAGCTATGTATGCAGGAGTAAGCCCGCAGCAAGCTCTAGCTATCTACGCAGTCATTGCATACATGGACTCTGTTAATGGAGTTTTCTTTCCTAAGGGTGGAATGCACGCAGTTCCTCGCGCACTAGCAGCAGCTGCAGAAAAGCATGGAGTGGTCTTTAAATACAACACAACCGTGACAAATGTTGAAGTCAGCAATGGCCGTGCAAAAGCTGTTATCACCGAAGCTGGTGAGCGCTATGAGTGCGATGCAGTGATTTTGAATCCAGATCTACCTGTTGCCTACCGCGAGTTACTCGGCAAATCACCAGTATCAATTAAGCGCCTGAAGTATTCACCTTCTTGTGTGACTCTATTGATTGGTTCAAGTAAGAAGTATGACTTTGCAGCACACCACAACATCCACTTTGGTCACTCTTGGGATGGCGTTTTTGATGAACTCATCAAAAAGAAGCAGTTAATGAGTGATCCCAGTATCCTGGTCACCATTCCCACTCATGATGATCCGAATTTAGCTCCCCCAGGTAAGCATTCTTATTATGTTTTGTTCCCAACGCCTAACTTAGATAGCAATATCGATTGGACTAAACAAGCCGGTCCATACCGTGATCAAATGATTAAGACCATTGAAGAGCGCGGCTACACGGGCTTTGGTGATTCCATTGAAACTGAAGTGATGACCACTCCCCTTGATTGGAAAAATCAAGGGATGGAGATGGGTGCACCTTTTGCTAGCGCACATACATTCTTCCAAACTGGTCCCTTTAGACCACGCAACATGGCACAAGGAATTGAAAACGTTGTCTTTGCCGGTTCTGGAACACAACCTGGCGTTGGAGTTCCCATGGTTTTGATCTCTGGACGACTTGCTGCAGAGCGAATTGTGGGACCTGTTAAGTAA
- a CDS encoding phytoene/squalene synthase family protein yields the protein MDELEASYAECKRLNSLHGKTYYLATLLLPKAKRKYVHALYGFARYADEIVDDLASTLTVQEKADALGVWGAKILQDLKSGKSDDAIGRALIDTVNTFAIPHEYFEAFLHSMTMDLTVQEYQTYEDLLEYVYGSAAVIGLEMVPVLGVLQDGAHECAEKLGIAFQLANFIRDVGEDLDRGRIYLPITELAEHGVTREMLEERVLTPQIISALKFQIARVRQLQQEATPGIQMLAASSRPCIEAASELYCGIVDEVEKIGYDIFNKRAKTSTARRLRVFISAYLKRLAVSN from the coding sequence ATGGATGAGCTAGAGGCATCCTATGCCGAGTGCAAAAGATTAAATTCTCTTCACGGCAAAACCTATTACTTAGCCACACTTCTTCTACCTAAAGCTAAACGCAAATATGTTCACGCCCTTTATGGTTTTGCCCGCTATGCCGATGAAATCGTTGATGATCTTGCATCAACACTGACTGTGCAGGAAAAAGCAGATGCTTTAGGTGTGTGGGGTGCCAAGATTTTGCAAGATCTCAAAAGCGGCAAAAGTGATGATGCAATCGGACGAGCGCTAATAGACACCGTGAACACATTTGCAATCCCCCACGAGTACTTTGAAGCATTCTTACATTCCATGACTATGGATTTAACTGTGCAGGAATATCAAACATATGAAGATCTCTTGGAGTATGTCTATGGATCAGCTGCCGTTATTGGTCTTGAGATGGTGCCGGTGCTTGGAGTTCTTCAAGACGGTGCCCATGAGTGCGCCGAGAAGCTAGGTATTGCTTTTCAATTAGCTAACTTCATCCGCGATGTGGGAGAAGATTTAGATCGTGGCCGTATTTATCTGCCTATAACTGAGCTTGCCGAGCATGGTGTTACACGTGAAATGCTTGAAGAGCGCGTCCTCACGCCACAAATCATCAGCGCACTTAAGTTTCAAATTGCCCGTGTGCGCCAACTACAACAAGAGGCAACTCCAGGAATTCAAATGCTTGCAGCATCTAGTCGCCCATGTATTGAGGCAGCAAGTGAGCTCTACTGCGGCATTGTTGATGAGGTAGAAAAGATTGGTTATGACATCTTTAACAAACGTGCCAAGACTTCTACTGCGCGCAGATTACGCGTCTTTATTAGCGCTTATTTGAAGCGCCTAGCCGTATCCAATTAG
- a CDS encoding lycopene cyclase domain-containing protein, which produces MTYTQIAIFAVLFAISFDLYLFNTQLLRRRVFWTSYAIIVGFQLLTNWWLTSRNIVMYSPDAIIGWRIASAPVEDLLFGFALVLGVLTNWIRLGASNKR; this is translated from the coding sequence ATGACCTACACACAAATCGCAATCTTTGCAGTGCTCTTTGCTATTTCCTTTGATCTCTATCTATTCAATACACAGCTACTTAGGCGCCGAGTCTTTTGGACTTCATACGCAATCATTGTTGGGTTCCAGCTACTTACGAATTGGTGGCTGACTTCAAGAAATATCGTGATGTATAGCCCAGATGCCATTATTGGCTGGCGAATAGCATCAGCTCCAGTGGAAGACCTGCTCTTTGGTTTTGCGCTAGTGCTTGGCGTTTTAACTAATTGGATACGGCTAGGCGCTTCAAATAAGCGCTAA
- a CDS encoding lycopene cyclase domain-containing protein, translating to MQKYGYLAMIVFTVVGSFWLEVFLKVGVLKQFKRVVLAIAPVAFLFIAWDKYAIASGHWYFDKAQILGIFGPFGIPLEEYLFFIVVPIAALMTIEAVRTVKKHWQVYK from the coding sequence GTGCAAAAGTATGGATACCTAGCCATGATTGTTTTCACCGTCGTTGGCTCATTCTGGCTAGAAGTGTTTTTAAAGGTTGGGGTTCTCAAGCAGTTTAAGCGAGTAGTGCTTGCAATTGCTCCAGTAGCTTTTCTATTCATCGCGTGGGACAAATACGCGATTGCAAGTGGGCATTGGTATTTTGATAAAGCTCAGATCCTTGGCATTTTTGGTCCATTCGGTATACCGCTGGAAGAGTATTTGTTCTTCATCGTTGTTCCTATTGCAGCGCTCATGACTATTGAAGCTGTGCGCACAGTCAAGAAACATTGGCAGGTCTACAAATGA
- the pnuC gene encoding nicotinamide riboside transporter PnuC, giving the protein MSFTLFTAWGYEVSTLEFIAAITSITGVWLGTTGKRITWPWWALSSALYMVFFYQVDLFASAALQIVFIVAAIWGWRDWAPTGATPGYLNNRHRLFIGAGTLIAVSVLSPLLSRAGAAATWSDAFLLVGSLAAQILMVYQKVEAWMLWLIIDLAGTIQYAYLGYWFTAALYALFTLVAIVGWKRWYVLNRN; this is encoded by the coding sequence ATGTCATTCACCCTTTTTACAGCGTGGGGCTATGAAGTCTCGACTCTTGAATTCATTGCAGCAATTACTTCCATTACTGGCGTCTGGCTTGGCACAACTGGAAAGCGCATCACTTGGCCTTGGTGGGCATTGAGCAGTGCTCTCTATATGGTCTTCTTTTATCAAGTTGATCTCTTTGCAAGTGCAGCTCTGCAAATAGTTTTCATTGTTGCCGCCATTTGGGGCTGGCGTGATTGGGCACCAACTGGTGCAACCCCTGGCTATCTAAACAACCGTCATCGCTTATTCATTGGCGCAGGAACCTTGATTGCTGTCTCTGTACTTTCTCCCCTGCTCTCGCGCGCAGGTGCTGCAGCAACATGGTCTGATGCATTTTTACTTGTTGGCTCACTTGCTGCGCAGATTCTTATGGTTTACCAAAAAGTTGAAGCGTGGATGCTCTGGCTCATCATTGACTTAGCCGGAACGATTCAATACGCCTATTTGGGTTATTGGTTTACTGCCGCGCTATACGCACTCTTCACACTCGTTGCGATAGTTGGCTGGAAGCGTTGGTATGTCCTTAATCGCAATTGA
- a CDS encoding uridine kinase family protein — MSLIAIDGRAGAGKTTLAASFFEELSADKPVAVIHMDDLYDGWENALSERLTQTLESIVKSHQDKVAFEIDIFNWQSMSFDSKRVIHPVDILILEGVGAGQKVVRDAGATLYWLDIDAEVGIQRVLNRDGNQIASQMKQWQIAQEIHFLRDKTRENAEHIQSSPA; from the coding sequence ATGTCCTTAATCGCAATTGATGGCAGAGCAGGAGCTGGTAAAACAACGTTAGCTGCCAGCTTCTTTGAAGAACTATCTGCCGATAAACCCGTCGCGGTTATCCATATGGATGATCTCTATGACGGCTGGGAAAATGCTCTGAGTGAGCGCCTCACTCAAACTTTAGAGTCAATTGTGAAGTCACATCAGGACAAGGTTGCTTTTGAAATAGATATCTTCAACTGGCAATCGATGTCCTTTGATTCAAAGCGAGTGATACATCCTGTTGATATCTTGATTTTAGAAGGCGTAGGAGCGGGGCAAAAAGTAGTACGTGATGCTGGTGCAACCTTGTATTGGCTAGATATTGATGCCGAAGTTGGAATACAAAGGGTTTTGAATCGAGATGGCAACCAGATTGCATCGCAGATGAAGCAGTGGCAGATTGCTCAAGAAATTCATTTTTTGCGAGATAAGACACGCGAAAACGCGGAACACATTCAAAGCTCACCAGCTTAA